One genomic window of Piliocolobus tephrosceles isolate RC106 chromosome 19, ASM277652v3, whole genome shotgun sequence includes the following:
- the LOC111524240 gene encoding keratin-associated protein 19-3, which translates to MSYYGSYYGGLGYGYGGFGGLGYGYGCGCGSFRRLGSGCGYGGYGYGCYRPSYYGGYGFSGFY; encoded by the exons ATGAGCTACTACGGCAGCTACTACGGAGGCCTGGGCTATGGCTATGGAGGCTTCGGTGGCCTGGGCTATGGCTATGGATGTGGATGTGGCAGCTTCCGCAGACTGGGTTCTGGCTGTGGCTATGGAG GCTACGGATATGGCTGCTACCGCCCATCATACTATGGAGGATATGGATTCTCTGGATTCTATTAA
- the LOC111524553 gene encoding keratin-associated protein 19-7-like → MSYYGGYYGGLSYGCGGFGGMGYGYSCGCGSFQRLGCGYEDRRYGCGYRGYGDGCCCPSCYRGYRFTGFY, encoded by the coding sequence ATGAGCTACTATGGCGGCTACTATGGAGGTCTGAGCTATGGCTGTGGGGGTTTTGGTGGCATGGGCTATGGCTATAGCTGTGGATGTGGTAGCTTCCAGAGACTGGGCTGTGGCTATGAAGACAGGAGATATGGCTGTGGCTACAGAGGCTATGGAGATGGCTGCTGCTGCCCGTCATGCTACAGAGGATATAGATTCACCGGCTTCTACTAA
- the LOC111524233 gene encoding keratin-associated protein 19-3-like yields MSYYGSYYGGLGYGCGGFGGLGYGYGCGCGSFRKQGYGCSYGGYGYGSGFGGYGYGCCRPSYHGGYGFSGSY; encoded by the coding sequence ATGAGTTATTACGGCAGCTACTACGGGGGCCTGGGCTATGGCTGTGGAGGCTTCGGTGGCCTGGGCTATGGCTATGGCTGTGGATGTGGCAGCTTCCGCAAACAGGGTTATGGCTGTAGCTATGGAGGCTACGGATATGGCTCTGGCTTTGGAGGCTACGGATATGGCTGCTGCCGCCCATCATACCATGGAGGATATGGATTCTCTGGCTCTTATTAA